The proteins below are encoded in one region of Micromonospora pisi:
- the ribD gene encoding bifunctional diaminohydroxyphosphoribosylaminopyrimidine deaminase/5-amino-6-(5-phosphoribosylamino)uracil reductase RibD codes for MASDVELAAMRHAITLSALGLGTTSPNPPVGCVILDQHGTTVGTGFHRRKGEPHAEVHALTTAGEAARGGTAVVTLEPCNHVGVTPACRQELLDAGISRVIIGVIDPTSRGEGGAAMLAAAGVQVETDVLRDEALTVLGPWLTATTRRRPYLTWAYAPNDRRHQAAEGHLLLHLRGGADLVVTDKTLDEGIPGGHAPGHFALPDEADIGVGLPQWLSAAYAVGVRSVLVIGHERGDALRPYMHAVDEVIIAAPRADPSQTLDTVDPHLPPIGFRLVDIATSAELLICRLQRHAREEM; via the coding sequence ATGGCATCAGACGTAGAGCTGGCCGCGATGCGGCACGCCATCACACTGTCGGCCCTTGGGCTGGGCACCACAAGCCCGAACCCGCCCGTCGGATGCGTCATCCTGGACCAGCATGGAACGACCGTGGGTACAGGGTTTCACCGCCGCAAGGGAGAGCCGCACGCCGAAGTGCACGCCCTGACCACCGCCGGAGAGGCGGCTCGTGGCGGCACAGCCGTCGTCACACTCGAGCCGTGCAACCATGTTGGTGTCACACCGGCGTGCCGCCAGGAACTGCTCGACGCAGGCATCTCCCGCGTCATCATCGGCGTCATCGACCCAACCTCCCGCGGCGAAGGCGGCGCCGCGATGCTCGCCGCCGCAGGCGTCCAGGTCGAAACCGATGTACTGCGCGACGAAGCCCTCACCGTCCTTGGGCCATGGCTAACCGCAACCACGCGCCGTAGGCCCTACCTGACCTGGGCATATGCTCCGAACGACAGACGTCACCAGGCGGCGGAAGGACATCTTCTGCTCCACCTGCGCGGTGGCGCGGACCTCGTCGTGACGGACAAGACCCTCGACGAGGGCATCCCCGGCGGTCACGCCCCAGGGCATTTCGCACTACCGGACGAAGCCGATATTGGCGTCGGCCTGCCGCAGTGGCTGTCGGCCGCCTACGCAGTCGGCGTACGCAGTGTGCTCGTCATCGGGCACGAGCGCGGCGACGCGCTACGACCGTACATGCACGCCGTTGACGAGGTCATCATCGCTGCACCGCGAGCTGACCCGTCTCAAACGCTTGACACGGTCGACCCCCACCTCCCACCGATCGGCTTCCGACTGGTCGACATCGCGACTTCCGCCGAGTTGTTGATATGCCGATTGCAACGACATGCGCGTGAGGAGATGTAG